A DNA window from Mesorhizobium sp. C432A contains the following coding sequences:
- the surE gene encoding 5'/3'-nucleotidase SurE, which produces MRILLTNDDGIHAEGLASLERIARTLSDDVWVVAPEQDQSGYAHSLSISEPLRLRKIGEKHYAVRGTPTDCVIMGVKKILPGAPDLILSGVNSGANIADDVTYSGTVAGAMEGALLGIRSIALSQGYSYVGEDRVVPYETTEALAPALLKKLVAMPLPDGVLLNVNFPNCLPDEVAGTVVTSQGKLVHSLWVDERRDGRGLPYYWLRFGREPVEGKQGTDLHALRNRLVSVTPLQLDLTAHEIRDQLTKALSD; this is translated from the coding sequence ATGCGCATCCTTCTGACCAATGATGACGGCATTCATGCCGAGGGCCTGGCGTCGCTCGAACGCATCGCCCGCACGCTGTCGGACGATGTCTGGGTCGTGGCGCCGGAGCAGGACCAGTCCGGCTACGCGCACTCGCTGTCGATCTCGGAGCCGCTCCGGCTGCGCAAGATCGGCGAGAAACACTACGCCGTGCGCGGCACGCCGACCGACTGCGTCATCATGGGCGTCAAGAAGATCCTGCCTGGCGCGCCGGACCTGATCCTGTCCGGTGTCAATTCCGGCGCCAACATCGCTGACGACGTCACCTATTCCGGCACCGTCGCCGGCGCCATGGAAGGCGCGCTGCTCGGCATCCGCTCGATCGCACTCAGCCAGGGTTATTCCTATGTCGGCGAGGACCGCGTCGTTCCCTATGAGACCACCGAGGCGCTGGCGCCGGCGTTGCTGAAAAAGCTCGTCGCCATGCCGCTGCCGGACGGCGTGCTGCTCAACGTCAACTTTCCCAACTGCCTCCCTGACGAGGTTGCCGGCACCGTCGTGACGTCGCAGGGCAAGCTGGTGCACAGCCTTTGGGTCGACGAGCGCCGCGACGGGCGCGGCCTGCCTTATTACTGGCTGCGCTTCGGCCGCGAGCCGGTCGAGGGCAAGCAGGGCACCGATCTCCATGCTCTGCGCAACCGGCTCGTGTCTGTGACGCCGCTGCAGCTCGACCTCACCGCGCATGAAATCCGTGACCAACTGACCAAAGCGCTGTCTGATTAA
- the tatC gene encoding twin-arginine translocase subunit TatC, with amino-acid sequence MSITDSEKDEIEKSSAPLMEHLIELRRRLIWSIGGFFVAFLVCFFFAKKLFNLLVVPFKWATQWAGLDPHKVELIYTAPQEFFFTQVKLAMFGGMVIAFPLIATQIYKFIAPGLYKNERNAFLPFLIASPILFLMGASLVYFFFTPMVMWFFLAMQQAGTDDQVQISLLPKVSEYLSLIMTLIFSFGLVFQLPVVTSLMTRVGMLSSKALAEKRKWAIVIAFVVAAVLTPPDPMSQIGLAIPTILLYEVSIWAARLIERDQVKQKLAREKQEAAEAVAEKAADASSKQARS; translated from the coding sequence GTGAGCATTACGGACAGCGAAAAGGACGAGATCGAGAAGTCGTCGGCTCCGCTGATGGAGCATCTGATCGAACTGCGCCGGCGGCTGATCTGGTCGATCGGCGGTTTCTTCGTCGCCTTCCTCGTCTGCTTCTTCTTTGCCAAGAAGCTGTTCAATCTTTTGGTCGTTCCGTTCAAGTGGGCCACGCAGTGGGCCGGGCTCGATCCGCACAAGGTCGAGCTGATCTATACGGCGCCGCAGGAATTCTTCTTCACCCAGGTCAAGCTCGCCATGTTCGGCGGCATGGTCATCGCCTTTCCGCTGATCGCCACGCAGATCTACAAATTCATCGCGCCAGGCCTCTACAAGAACGAACGCAACGCGTTCCTGCCGTTCCTTATCGCATCGCCGATCCTGTTCCTGATGGGAGCGTCGCTGGTCTATTTCTTCTTCACGCCGATGGTGATGTGGTTCTTCCTCGCCATGCAGCAGGCCGGCACCGACGACCAGGTGCAGATTTCGCTGCTGCCGAAAGTGTCGGAATATCTCAGCCTGATCATGACGCTGATCTTCTCCTTCGGCCTGGTGTTCCAGCTGCCGGTGGTGACCAGCCTGATGACGCGCGTCGGCATGCTGTCGTCGAAGGCGCTGGCCGAGAAGCGCAAATGGGCGATCGTCATCGCCTTCGTCGTCGCGGCGGTGCTGACGCCGCCTGATCCGATGAGCCAGATCGGTTTGGCCATCCCGACCATCCTGCTCTACGAGGTGTCGATCTGGGCGGCCCGGCTGATCGAGCGCGATCAGGTCAAGCAGAAGCTGGCGCGCGAGAAGCAGGAAGCCGCCGAAGCCGTGGCCGAAAAGGCGGCGGACGCGTCCTCAAAGCAGGCTCGTTCATAG
- the serS gene encoding serine--tRNA ligase has translation MLDIKWIRDNPKALVEALAKRSWSADEAQSTVDELIKKDEARREHVTELQTKQERRNAASKEIGNAMRSGDTALAEKLKAEVGDIKTFIQNGEARERELDKTLNDALAVLPNVPLDDVPVGKDEHDNVVKHIVGEVPTRPNWVKEHFEIGEALGMMDFERAAKLSGSRFTVLKSGLARMERAIGQFMLDLHTTEHGYEEVIPPLMVRDEVLFGTNQLPKFEDDLFFVQHGDGRLGLIPTAEVPLTNLVREEITAHEKLPLRYTALTPCFRSEAGSAGRDTRGMLRQHQFYKVELVSVTDQESSLAEHERMTQCAEEVLKRLELPFRTMVLCTGDMGFGARKTYDIEVWLPGQNAYREISSCSVCGDFQARRMDARYKDRDGNGNRFVHTLNGSGTAVGRALIAVIENYQNEDGSVTIPEVLRPYMGGLAKIESK, from the coding sequence ATGCTTGATATCAAATGGATTCGCGACAACCCGAAGGCCCTTGTCGAGGCGCTGGCCAAGCGCTCGTGGTCGGCTGACGAGGCGCAGTCCACGGTCGATGAGCTGATCAAGAAGGACGAAGCGCGGCGCGAGCACGTCACCGAGCTGCAGACCAAGCAGGAACGCCGCAACGCCGCCTCGAAGGAGATCGGCAACGCCATGCGTTCGGGCGACACGGCACTTGCCGAAAAGCTCAAGGCCGAAGTCGGCGATATCAAGACCTTCATCCAGAATGGCGAGGCGCGCGAGCGCGAGCTCGACAAGACGCTGAACGATGCGCTGGCGGTGCTGCCGAATGTGCCGCTCGACGACGTGCCGGTCGGCAAGGACGAGCACGACAATGTCGTCAAGCATATCGTCGGCGAGGTGCCGACTCGGCCGAACTGGGTGAAGGAGCATTTCGAGATCGGCGAAGCGCTCGGCATGATGGATTTCGAGCGGGCGGCAAAGCTGTCGGGATCACGCTTCACCGTGCTGAAGAGCGGGCTGGCGCGGATGGAGCGCGCCATCGGCCAGTTCATGCTCGATCTGCACACGACCGAGCATGGCTATGAAGAAGTCATCCCGCCACTGATGGTGCGCGACGAAGTGCTTTTCGGGACCAACCAGCTGCCGAAATTCGAGGACGACCTGTTCTTCGTGCAGCATGGCGATGGCCGGCTCGGGTTGATTCCAACCGCCGAGGTCCCGCTCACCAACCTGGTGCGCGAAGAAATCACGGCCCATGAAAAGCTGCCGCTGCGCTATACGGCGCTGACGCCGTGCTTCCGCTCGGAAGCGGGCTCCGCCGGCCGCGACACGCGCGGCATGTTGCGCCAGCACCAGTTCTACAAGGTCGAGCTGGTCTCGGTCACCGACCAGGAGTCTTCGCTCGCCGAGCACGAGCGGATGACGCAGTGCGCCGAAGAGGTGCTGAAGCGACTGGAGCTGCCGTTCCGCACCATGGTCCTGTGCACGGGCGACATGGGGTTTGGCGCGCGCAAGACCTACGACATCGAGGTCTGGCTGCCTGGACAGAACGCCTATCGCGAGATCTCGTCCTGTTCAGTGTGCGGCGACTTCCAGGCCAGGCGCATGGATGCCCGCTACAAGGACAGGGACGGCAACGGCAACCGCTTTGTGCACACGCTGAACGGTTCGGGCACCGCTGTCGGCCGTGCGCTGATTGCCGTCATCGAAAACTACCAGAATGAGGATGGCAGCGTAACCATTCCTGAAGTGCTGCGGCCTTATATGGGCGGTCTGGCGAAGATCGAATCGAAGTAA
- a CDS encoding ScpA family protein, translated as MDRLWAENDDSRVTGDPSLVVDVAGFEGPLDLLLHLARNQKVDLSRISILALVEQYLTFVETARALRLELAADYLVMAAWLAFLKSKLLIPKQPGEEGESGEELAAVLQFRLKRLEAMRDASARLVNRNRLGRDVFARGMPEMVIVEKRNAYSASLYDLLTAYAQQRQKQAITNVTIARRGVWSLKDARDILTRLIGSLRDWTALDSYLINYLTSPDERRTAIASSFAASLELVREGSIEMRQDQVFAPLYLRGRAQPIKAVEVAS; from the coding sequence ATGGACCGTCTGTGGGCCGAGAACGACGATTCACGGGTCACCGGCGACCCGTCGCTTGTCGTCGACGTCGCCGGGTTCGAAGGTCCGCTCGACCTCTTGCTGCATCTCGCCCGCAACCAAAAGGTCGATCTGTCGCGGATTTCCATCTTGGCGCTGGTCGAGCAATATCTGACCTTCGTCGAGACGGCGAGGGCGCTGAGGCTTGAGCTTGCCGCCGACTACCTGGTGATGGCGGCGTGGCTGGCCTTCCTCAAGTCGAAGCTCCTCATCCCCAAGCAGCCCGGCGAGGAAGGCGAAAGCGGCGAGGAACTGGCCGCGGTGCTGCAGTTCCGGCTGAAGCGTCTGGAGGCCATGCGCGACGCCTCGGCAAGGCTGGTCAACCGCAACCGGCTCGGCCGCGACGTGTTTGCACGCGGGATGCCTGAAATGGTCATCGTCGAGAAGCGTAACGCCTATTCGGCCTCGCTCTACGATTTGCTCACCGCCTATGCGCAGCAGCGCCAGAAACAGGCGATCACCAATGTGACAATTGCCCGGCGTGGCGTGTGGTCGCTCAAGGATGCGCGCGATATCCTGACCCGGCTGATCGGCTCGCTGCGCGACTGGACGGCGCTGGACAGCTATCTGATCAATTACCTGACCAGCCCGGACGAACGGCGTACCGCGATTGCCAGCTCGTTTGCGGCGTCGCTGGAACTGGTGCGCGAAGGCAGCATCGAGATGCGGCAGGACCAGGTGTTCGCGCCGCTCTATCTGCGCGGCCGCGCGCAGCCAATCAAGGCAGTCGAGGTGGCATCATGA
- a CDS encoding SPOR domain-containing protein: protein MADRTQLRVADNNDIAEDDPFAELTRIMGFDPRQPVKPQAPAVETAADEGDFDIDLEKELMGEFGDEVGSMEASQPAPEVHQPAAEPYEPAAEIREPAFETTDAAMDDALAASLEYDFVFDDAADLDFGAAPQAAAAPVEPSFAEPSFAEPAFDEAAFDDDFDNAVASSLENVSPLEDDLPMDDDLAASLEQGLLLDDDATVAHAADVAQVAAAPADDVAFDDDFDNAVSMSLEDELTLDGPAPAQDQYAAPVAEAPIHTFDAVGAADHAVADEDFAVHFDDAMADVDMDFAAQDFAAQDFAAEHFEPQAFEAQPVEAEDPEERDLDVSDLQVSAPVEMDAPEVDETPAWTVEASPSHETAHEAFDDFDLSIDDAVADHELAAEIAPTPVQPTPVAPAYVAPTNMATPAAPVADERTLEDELNALLGAMTTPRPAPVAPIPVVTEPTRAAAIEPTRTYEPVAPVQRSVATPVAPVDNLDWDLDEHAPAPQEAQADDADFDDLLAGELEGHVPAIEFDDHAFDAALAKGIDLGHDDTAAPVAGDWRSTPPEPARSWSRVTPTPAQPSFAAQPQPSFAAQPQASFAEKPSMPPAAAPSYRDQPVAAAAYVAPTPSRQAPPQAYDEMPDVETVDVPERVVAIADDLDIPELSFEQDEPAAYDDIDAEFAGMLNEMNAVEVAPPTAARSAGYDDDSYSSGFGSGHELDQRAYAARPAEVLAATQAHHADAAGGFDMDDLPGSQPVSQADDFAVDELDYDPDLDEAMAVPGLAEQEAARPRRSGLLVAGVVAAVAIAGGLGAFALSFGGKGGSDAPVIVKADNRPIKVKPENPGGAVVPNQDNKVYDAVAKGTKPAEPVQEKLVTNTEEPVDVKAQEPESRVVDLSPDDTDAAPGPDAAGNPEAAVNPDAAVAPAPKSEDRIAQVLQEAEKNPDTVAVAPRKVRTMVVKPDGSLVAREDSTPAAPQVAATEPLDPAPQHVAPSADAEQTGTVAPADQANSDQASAETAKPVKPVKPAATPKAETQSANTPQTVAVAPQRPSDQPVDVVGEVKPDQVASIPATASTSGGSWSMQIASQPTVESAQANYADLQRRYGNVLAGRTANIVKAEIAGKGTFYRVRVPAQSRNDAINLCTSYKAAGGNCFVSR from the coding sequence ATGGCAGACAGAACCCAGCTGAGAGTAGCCGACAACAACGACATCGCCGAAGATGATCCGTTCGCTGAACTGACCAGGATCATGGGTTTCGATCCGCGCCAGCCGGTCAAGCCGCAGGCGCCAGCCGTCGAGACGGCTGCAGACGAGGGCGATTTCGACATCGACCTCGAGAAGGAGTTGATGGGCGAATTCGGCGATGAAGTCGGTTCCATGGAGGCCAGCCAGCCAGCTCCCGAGGTTCACCAGCCTGCCGCTGAACCCTACGAACCTGCTGCCGAGATTCGCGAGCCGGCTTTCGAAACCACCGATGCCGCGATGGACGATGCGCTGGCTGCTTCGCTGGAATATGATTTCGTCTTCGACGATGCCGCCGATCTGGATTTCGGCGCTGCCCCGCAGGCTGCGGCTGCTCCCGTTGAACCCTCGTTTGCCGAACCTTCGTTTGCCGAGCCCGCATTCGACGAAGCTGCATTCGACGATGATTTCGACAATGCTGTCGCCAGCTCGCTGGAAAACGTATCGCCGCTCGAAGACGACCTGCCGATGGATGACGACCTTGCCGCTTCGCTCGAGCAGGGGTTGCTGCTCGATGACGATGCGACCGTCGCCCATGCCGCAGATGTCGCCCAGGTTGCTGCTGCGCCTGCCGACGATGTCGCGTTCGACGATGATTTCGACAATGCCGTCTCGATGTCGCTGGAAGACGAGCTGACGCTGGACGGTCCTGCGCCGGCGCAGGACCAGTATGCCGCGCCAGTAGCCGAGGCGCCGATCCATACCTTCGACGCCGTCGGCGCCGCCGACCACGCTGTTGCCGACGAGGATTTTGCGGTTCATTTCGATGACGCGATGGCCGATGTCGACATGGACTTTGCAGCTCAGGATTTTGCAGCCCAGGATTTTGCAGCCGAGCATTTCGAGCCTCAGGCTTTCGAGGCTCAGCCTGTTGAGGCCGAGGATCCGGAAGAGCGCGATCTGGATGTCAGCGATCTGCAGGTCAGCGCGCCGGTTGAGATGGATGCGCCGGAAGTGGACGAGACGCCGGCCTGGACCGTGGAGGCCAGCCCCTCTCATGAGACTGCGCACGAAGCATTCGACGATTTCGATCTGAGCATCGACGATGCGGTTGCCGATCACGAGCTGGCGGCCGAGATCGCACCCACTCCGGTTCAGCCAACTCCGGTCGCACCAGCCTATGTGGCGCCTACCAATATGGCGACCCCGGCCGCTCCGGTCGCTGACGAACGGACGTTGGAAGATGAACTCAACGCGTTGCTTGGCGCCATGACCACACCACGCCCGGCGCCAGTCGCCCCGATTCCGGTGGTCACCGAGCCCACCAGGGCTGCCGCCATCGAGCCCACCAGGACTTATGAGCCGGTTGCCCCGGTGCAGCGGTCCGTCGCAACGCCGGTCGCTCCGGTCGATAATCTCGACTGGGACCTGGACGAACACGCGCCGGCTCCTCAGGAGGCCCAGGCGGACGATGCCGATTTCGACGATCTGCTTGCCGGCGAACTTGAAGGCCATGTGCCCGCGATCGAGTTCGATGATCACGCCTTCGACGCGGCGCTGGCCAAGGGCATCGATCTCGGTCATGACGATACGGCAGCACCGGTCGCTGGCGATTGGCGCTCGACGCCGCCGGAGCCGGCGCGTTCGTGGAGCCGCGTGACTCCCACCCCGGCCCAGCCTTCCTTTGCAGCGCAGCCGCAACCTTCCTTTGCAGCGCAGCCGCAAGCTTCTTTTGCAGAAAAGCCGTCCATGCCGCCGGCGGCAGCGCCAAGCTATCGCGACCAGCCGGTTGCCGCTGCTGCCTATGTGGCGCCGACGCCATCGCGCCAGGCGCCGCCTCAGGCCTATGACGAGATGCCGGATGTCGAGACGGTCGATGTGCCGGAGCGTGTGGTGGCGATTGCCGACGACCTCGACATTCCAGAACTCAGCTTCGAGCAAGACGAGCCGGCCGCCTATGACGACATCGACGCCGAATTCGCCGGCATGCTCAACGAGATGAACGCGGTGGAAGTGGCGCCGCCCACTGCCGCACGCAGTGCCGGCTATGATGACGATTCCTACAGTTCCGGCTTCGGTTCGGGCCACGAGCTCGACCAGCGCGCCTATGCGGCGCGGCCAGCCGAAGTGCTTGCAGCCACGCAAGCTCACCACGCCGATGCCGCCGGCGGCTTCGACATGGACGATCTGCCCGGCAGCCAGCCGGTTTCGCAGGCCGACGATTTCGCGGTCGACGAACTCGACTACGATCCGGATCTGGACGAGGCAATGGCGGTGCCGGGCCTCGCCGAGCAGGAAGCCGCACGGCCGCGCAGGAGCGGCCTGCTGGTCGCGGGGGTCGTTGCTGCGGTTGCGATTGCCGGCGGCCTTGGCGCCTTCGCCTTGTCGTTCGGCGGCAAGGGCGGCAGCGATGCGCCGGTCATTGTCAAAGCCGACAACAGGCCGATCAAGGTCAAGCCCGAAAATCCGGGCGGCGCCGTGGTGCCGAACCAGGACAACAAGGTTTATGATGCGGTCGCCAAGGGCACCAAGCCGGCCGAGCCGGTTCAGGAGAAGCTGGTCACCAACACCGAAGAGCCGGTCGATGTGAAGGCGCAGGAGCCCGAAAGCCGCGTCGTCGATCTGTCGCCCGACGATACCGACGCTGCCCCAGGCCCCGACGCTGCCGGCAACCCCGAAGCTGCCGTCAACCCCGACGCGGCTGTCGCGCCGGCGCCAAAGTCCGAGGACCGCATCGCGCAGGTGCTGCAGGAAGCCGAGAAGAACCCCGATACGGTCGCCGTCGCCCCGCGCAAGGTGCGGACCATGGTGGTCAAGCCCGACGGCTCGTTGGTGGCCCGCGAGGACTCGACGCCGGCCGCGCCACAGGTTGCGGCGACTGAGCCGCTTGACCCGGCGCCGCAGCACGTCGCCCCTTCGGCCGATGCCGAGCAGACCGGCACCGTGGCGCCTGCCGATCAGGCAAATAGCGACCAGGCAAGTGCCGAGACCGCCAAGCCGGTCAAGCCGGTGAAGCCGGCGGCCACGCCGAAGGCTGAGACCCAGTCCGCCAACACGCCGCAGACGGTTGCCGTGGCGCCGCAGCGCCCGTCTGACCAGCCGGTCGACGTGGTCGGCGAGGTCAAGCCCGACCAGGTTGCCTCCATTCCGGCGACGGCTTCGACATCGGGCGGTTCGTGGTCGATGCAGATCGCTTCGCAGCCGACGGTCGAAAGCGCCCAGGCCAACTACGCCGACCTGCAGCGCCGCTATGGAAATGTGCTCGCCGGTCGCACCGCCAACATCGTCAAGGCGGAGATCGCCGGCAAGGGCACCTTCTACCGTGTCCGGGTGCCTGCGCAATCGCGCAACGATGCGATCAATCTGTGCACTAGCTACAAGGCTGCCGGCGGCAACTGCTTCGTGTCGCGGTAA
- the tatB gene encoding Sec-independent protein translocase protein TatB, producing MFEVGWTEMLVIAIVMIVVVGPKDLPNMLRTFGRTTAKLRAMASDFQKQFNEALKEAELDDVKKSVDTLRGLNPAAEIRKQLNPFEQAAAEVRSGVDAVMKPKPAVDPSTPAAETPQPAEPLKNGATVMPGVNGPETAPAAPILPAMTDEAVVTPAAATAAPRNARAKGAAISKAPATKTAAAKAAPAKPAPAAKVAAKPSAAPAKAAPGKAATKPAAAPKAVAKAEPKPAPATKPASKKTAGAAK from the coding sequence ATGTTTGAAGTCGGCTGGACCGAAATGCTGGTGATCGCGATCGTCATGATCGTGGTCGTCGGACCCAAGGATTTGCCCAATATGCTGCGCACCTTCGGCCGCACGACGGCGAAGCTGCGTGCCATGGCCTCCGACTTCCAGAAGCAGTTCAACGAGGCGTTGAAGGAAGCCGAGCTCGACGACGTCAAGAAGTCTGTCGATACGCTGCGCGGCCTCAATCCGGCGGCCGAGATTCGCAAGCAGCTCAATCCGTTCGAACAGGCGGCAGCCGAGGTTCGCTCCGGCGTCGATGCGGTGATGAAGCCGAAGCCCGCCGTCGACCCCTCAACGCCCGCGGCAGAAACACCACAGCCGGCCGAGCCGCTCAAGAACGGCGCGACGGTGATGCCGGGTGTCAACGGACCGGAGACAGCGCCGGCGGCGCCGATCCTTCCGGCGATGACCGACGAGGCGGTGGTGACACCGGCTGCAGCAACAGCAGCGCCACGAAACGCGCGCGCCAAGGGGGCTGCGATATCAAAGGCCCCGGCAACCAAAACAGCGGCAGCCAAGGCAGCACCGGCAAAGCCGGCGCCTGCGGCGAAGGTTGCGGCCAAGCCGTCAGCGGCGCCCGCCAAGGCTGCACCTGGAAAAGCCGCCACCAAGCCCGCTGCTGCACCGAAGGCAGTCGCAAAGGCTGAGCCGAAGCCTGCGCCGGCCACGAAGCCCGCGTCCAAGAAGACGGCGGGGGCCGCCAAGTGA
- the nagZ gene encoding beta-N-acetylhexosaminidase: MTESKSMILGCAGKSLTREEIRFYRNECPWGFILFARNIGETEQIRDLVAEMRDCIGRPDALVFIDQEGGRVQRLRPPLAPNYPAGGALGALWRKDHDAGTRAAWLMARLHAFDLLRYGISADCLPVLDVPIEGASDVIGARAYGKEPRPVIELGRAAAEGLMSGGVLPVMKHIPGHGRAFADTHFELPVVDASLSDLQRHDFAPFRELSHLPMAMTAHVVYSAIDPNNPATTSGKVIDEIIRREIGFDGLLLSDDTSMKALSGDFPTKAASILAAGCDLVLHCNGVFEEMAGIASRTTGLEGTSLERAKRTLTYIRDRDRADETEIRAEFATYFDAVA; the protein is encoded by the coding sequence ATGACCGAATCAAAATCCATGATCCTCGGCTGTGCCGGGAAATCGCTGACCCGCGAAGAAATCCGTTTCTATCGCAATGAATGCCCGTGGGGCTTCATCCTGTTTGCGCGCAACATCGGCGAAACCGAGCAGATCCGCGATCTGGTCGCCGAAATGCGCGACTGTATCGGGCGCCCCGATGCGCTGGTGTTCATCGACCAGGAAGGTGGCCGGGTGCAGCGCCTGCGGCCGCCGCTGGCGCCGAACTATCCCGCCGGCGGCGCGCTCGGTGCATTGTGGCGCAAGGACCATGATGCCGGCACCCGCGCTGCCTGGCTGATGGCGCGGCTGCACGCCTTCGACCTGTTGCGCTACGGTATCTCTGCCGATTGCCTGCCTGTGCTGGACGTGCCGATCGAGGGCGCCAGCGACGTCATCGGCGCGCGCGCCTATGGCAAGGAGCCGCGCCCGGTCATCGAACTTGGCCGCGCGGCGGCGGAAGGGCTGATGTCGGGCGGCGTGCTGCCGGTCATGAAGCACATTCCGGGTCACGGGCGCGCCTTTGCCGACACGCATTTCGAACTGCCTGTGGTCGATGCCTCGCTGAGCGACCTGCAGCGGCATGATTTCGCCCCGTTCCGCGAGCTTAGCCATCTGCCGATGGCGATGACGGCGCATGTCGTCTACAGCGCCATCGATCCGAACAACCCAGCTACCACCTCAGGCAAGGTCATCGACGAGATCATCCGCCGCGAGATCGGCTTCGACGGGCTGTTGCTGAGCGACGACACCTCGATGAAGGCACTTTCTGGGGATTTCCCGACAAAGGCGGCCTCGATCCTTGCGGCGGGCTGCGATCTGGTCCTTCACTGCAATGGCGTTTTCGAGGAGATGGCAGGCATCGCATCGCGAACCACGGGACTTGAAGGGACGTCGCTGGAGCGCGCCAAGCGGACGCTGACCTATATAAGGGATCGCGACCGGGCCGACGAAACCGAGATACGCGCCGAATTTGCCACCTATTTCGATGCGGTGGCCTAG
- a CDS encoding twin-arginine translocase TatA/TatE family subunit, giving the protein MGSFSIWHWMIVLVIVLLVFGRGKIPELMGDMAKGIKSFKKGMADDDTAEDKRTVEHRPDETVSAVKEKASKS; this is encoded by the coding sequence ATGGGTTCATTTTCGATTTGGCACTGGATGATCGTGCTGGTGATCGTGCTGCTGGTGTTCGGCCGCGGCAAGATACCCGAGTTGATGGGCGACATGGCCAAGGGCATCAAGAGCTTCAAGAAGGGCATGGCCGACGACGATACCGCCGAAGACAAGCGCACCGTCGAGCACCGCCCGGACGAGACCGTTTCGGCAGTGAAGGAAAAGGCCAGCAAGAGCTGA
- a CDS encoding protein-L-isoaspartate(D-aspartate) O-methyltransferase, whose product MNMPLDDREGFAAFLLRLRGQGAVPKALIAAFEATPRRGFLNGQFHSIAWSDGMLPIECGEAIEGADLQAAVIAALAIEPGNRVLEIGTGSGYTAAVMSRLAARIVSVDRYKTLAEQARQRFEALGIGNVIVRQADGSTGLANEAPFDRIVAWAAFDSLPRFLLDQLSSGGIVIAPIGPEEGEQVLAKLTKVGSRFEREDIGTVRLQPILRSVAAVI is encoded by the coding sequence ATGAACATGCCGCTCGACGATCGCGAGGGTTTTGCCGCTTTCCTGCTGCGCCTGCGCGGCCAAGGCGCGGTGCCGAAGGCGCTGATCGCAGCCTTCGAGGCGACGCCGCGGCGCGGCTTCCTCAACGGCCAGTTCCATTCGATCGCCTGGTCGGACGGGATGCTGCCGATCGAGTGCGGCGAGGCGATCGAGGGCGCCGACCTGCAGGCGGCGGTGATTGCGGCCCTGGCAATAGAGCCCGGCAACCGGGTGCTCGAGATCGGCACCGGCTCGGGCTACACGGCAGCGGTGATGTCGCGGCTCGCGGCTCGCATCGTCAGCGTCGACCGCTACAAGACGCTGGCCGAGCAGGCCAGGCAACGCTTCGAGGCGCTCGGCATCGGCAATGTCATCGTGCGCCAGGCCGATGGTTCCACCGGCCTTGCCAACGAAGCGCCGTTCGACCGCATCGTAGCCTGGGCGGCTTTCGACAGCCTGCCGCGCTTCCTGCTCGACCAATTGTCGAGCGGCGGCATCGTCATTGCCCCGATCGGGCCGGAGGAGGGCGAGCAGGTGCTGGCCAAGCTGACCAAGGTCGGCAGCCGCTTCGAGCGCGAGGATATCGGCACCGTGCGCCTGCAGCCGATCCTGCGCAGCGTCGCGGCGGTTATCTGA
- the scpB gene encoding SMC-Scp complex subunit ScpB, whose product MSERANASVIPFKVEEETEEGIVAQDPTDTLLLNPGERLHMAEAIRMAEAIVFASAEPVSEKQLAARLPDGISIAAAMAELQQIYARRGVNLVRVGDAWAFRTAGDLAFLMSRDTVQQRKLSRAALEVLAIIAYHQPVTRAEIEDIRGVETSKGTLDTLLETEWVRMRGRRRTPGRPVTYGTTDTFLDHFALEEIRDLPGMDELKGAGLLSGRMPSNFAIPLPPADPDALTEDEDALTDIDLEELGLLTPRVTED is encoded by the coding sequence ATGAGCGAACGCGCCAACGCTTCGGTCATTCCGTTCAAGGTCGAAGAAGAGACCGAGGAGGGCATTGTCGCCCAGGATCCGACTGATACCCTGCTTCTGAATCCTGGCGAACGGCTGCATATGGCCGAAGCCATACGCATGGCCGAGGCGATCGTGTTCGCCAGCGCCGAGCCGGTCAGCGAAAAGCAGCTCGCAGCCAGATTGCCCGACGGCATCAGCATAGCCGCTGCCATGGCTGAGCTGCAGCAGATCTATGCGCGGCGCGGCGTCAATCTGGTCCGGGTCGGCGATGCCTGGGCGTTCCGTACCGCCGGCGATCTCGCCTTCCTGATGAGCCGCGACACGGTGCAGCAGCGCAAGCTGTCGCGCGCGGCGCTCGAAGTGCTGGCGATCATCGCCTACCACCAGCCGGTGACGCGCGCCGAGATCGAGGACATCAGAGGCGTCGAGACCTCGAAGGGCACGCTGGATACGCTGCTCGAAACGGAATGGGTGCGCATGCGCGGCCGCCGCCGCACGCCCGGCCGTCCCGTCACCTACGGCACGACAGACACTTTCCTCGACCATTTCGCACTGGAGGAGATCCGCGATCTTCCCGGGATGGACGAACTGAAGGGGGCAGGGCTGCTCTCCGGCCGCATGCCGTCGAATTTCGCCATCCCGTTGCCGCCGGCCGATCCGGACGCGCTGACCGAGGACGAGGATGCGTTGACCGACATCGATCTCGAGGAACTCGGCCTGCTGACGCCGCGCGTCACGGAAGATTGA